The following are from one region of the Roseobacter fucihabitans genome:
- a CDS encoding IS110 family transposase, which produces MDYYVGLDVSLRSVAVCVVDSDGKAILERSVPCEIEDIADCLLAFQTAKLRLGFEAGAMSQFLFFGLQAEGFDVVCMEARQVNAALSAMRNKTDKSDARGIAQVLRSGWYNSVHIKSREAHAVRALLSSRKAVQRKCIDLANEIRGLFRIFGLRLPSRVEQSSFDERVRPIIEADQGLSYALLPLLDARVQLYQAYRELDRRVKRIASNDEICMRFMAIPGVGPIAALTFKAAVDDPSRFTNSRTVAAHFGLTPRRYQSGEKDNPGRISKAGDPDVRSALYSAANAMMMRSIAGSEIKSWGLRLMKRKGRRRAVVAVARKLAVVMHRMWADNTEFHQKPLEVAT; this is translated from the coding sequence TTCGCTGCGTTCAGTCGCCGTTTGCGTTGTGGATAGCGATGGTAAGGCAATTCTTGAACGATCCGTTCCTTGTGAGATTGAGGATATCGCCGATTGCTTGCTGGCTTTCCAGACTGCCAAATTACGCCTTGGATTTGAAGCCGGTGCGATGAGCCAATTCTTGTTCTTTGGATTGCAGGCAGAGGGATTTGATGTTGTCTGCATGGAGGCGCGCCAAGTCAATGCGGCCTTGTCTGCAATGCGCAATAAAACTGACAAATCAGACGCTCGTGGGATTGCTCAGGTATTACGATCTGGATGGTACAATTCTGTTCATATCAAAAGCCGCGAGGCGCACGCGGTTCGGGCACTCTTGAGTAGCCGCAAAGCTGTTCAGAGAAAGTGCATCGACTTGGCTAACGAGATACGCGGTTTGTTCCGCATCTTCGGCCTTCGGCTGCCATCTCGCGTAGAACAGAGCTCATTTGATGAACGCGTGCGCCCGATTATAGAGGCTGATCAGGGCTTATCTTATGCATTGCTTCCATTATTGGATGCGCGTGTGCAGCTCTACCAAGCTTATCGTGAGTTGGATCGCAGGGTGAAGCGGATCGCCAGCAATGATGAGATCTGCATGCGGTTTATGGCGATACCTGGAGTGGGACCGATTGCAGCGTTGACATTCAAAGCTGCCGTAGACGATCCCAGCCGCTTCACCAACTCAAGAACAGTGGCCGCCCATTTTGGTCTCACACCACGACGATATCAGTCAGGTGAGAAAGACAATCCCGGGCGCATCTCAAAGGCCGGTGATCCGGATGTACGATCTGCCCTCTACAGCGCCGCCAACGCCATGATGATGCGATCGATTGCCGGATCAGAGATCAAAAGTTGGGGCCTGCGATTGATGAAGCGAAAAGGCCGTCGCAGGGCTGTTGTCGCCGTTGCTAGAAAACTTGCCGTCGTCATGCATCGTATGTGGGCGGACAATACAGAATTCCATCAAAAACCATTGGAG